The genomic region TTGGTTTTTGATTCGAGACACGAGATGAAAAAACTTGGAATTTTTATCACCCAACCTTAGCCAACGAAATCTAGATTGCAGCCTGTATTTTGATTCAATTCTTATCGAAACCCTTTTTTATCTTCTTTAACTGCACAAGGTCATTCATCTCAGCAACAGAAAGATCATGAAGCCTGTAGCAATCTTTGATTCGTTTTATTTCGATTTCAGTTTCTTTTAATATTTTACGATCTTGATCAGGGTTAGAAATTTTCCATGATTTTAATTCAGCTTTCAATAATCGCAGATTTTTTGATAAAACAAAGGCAGCCCGACCATATGTATCAAACGCAGACCAAAGCTCTTCACACATGACTAAAAAGCCAGGCTTCGATAACCATGCATTGTTGAATCTGAATGGCTTAAGACCCCAATTCATTAACCTTTTCCCCCATATAATGGGTTTATGATCAGATTGTTCCGATAGACCCGTTTGAAGAATAGCATCGGGCCACGAGGTCGCCCATTGAGCATTGATGAGAACTCTATCAATTCTTGACAATTTCCCGAGAGGGCCCTCCCAAGTAAATTCATCATTAGACAAAGATTGATCGAATAAGTTGGCGTTTGAGATAAAATTATTGAACGATGCAATATGATTAAGATCGACACTTTCTCTTAAACGTTCATCCGGTGAACAAACCGAATTGAAATCCCCCAAGCAACAAAAAGGGCCCGGCCAATTATGAGCAATAGTGGTTAATTGAGACCACACAACTTTCTTTCTACATTCTTGTTGTGGAGCATATacgttaataataagaataagacgaTTCGACTGGACATACCTCATGATTGTAGCAATCCAATGTTTCTTTTTCCAATACTTAACCAAAGAGAAAAAATCAGTCCTCCATAAGGACACCAAACCACCCGATCGACCCGAGGCACTGGTTTGAACCGACTCGTAGTTAAAGTGTTTCCAAACTTCGTTTAAGATGGGCAGTGGTACATTTTGGACCATGGTTTCTTGAATAGCGAGAAATTGAACTTGAAAAAGATTGACTAGAGAACCCGCCATTCGACCTCTCGATTTGCTACCGAGGCCGCGGGTGTTCCACGAGGCGATCCTCATGCTTTTGGAGAGTTGACGATTAATTCGTCATCAGCCATATTCTCCATTAAAACATCGAATTTTTGCAATTCTTCTTTGTAAGAGAGTTTTCTTTTACCAAATTGATGCCCAATAATTTTGTTCTTAGACGAATTTGTTTCTTTGCCTACCACGTGTTCAATTTCGCTTTCAGTGTCGAATGAATCCGAAAGAATAGGTGCCTGCTCAGCCCAAATAGGGATGTTGGATTTCGAACTTGAAGTGCCATATTTGTTGCATGATTGAGGGATAGGACCCTGTACTTCTAGTGATAAATGGCAGCGTGCCTTAATTTTTTCACATGAAGAACGACAATTTTGGTTTATGCATTGCTCAGAGTCAAGATCGAGAGGATTTGTAACAGCTTTTGAAGCGAAAGATTCTTGAAAATTGATAGCAGTAGAAGGAACAGATGAAGTTTGAATCCGTTTAGGATTGGAAGATGCAGGATAATTGGAGTTGGAAAGGTTTTTGGGTGGAAATTGGGAAAGGGTAGGATAGTCAATGTCATTAATTTTAAAAGAGGTGTGATTggttggttgactagatgacattGACTTGAGTCCATCCATCTCATTGGTCCCTGCAGCACCCTTTTTATTGGAAGAAAATAAAGATTTTTTTATTATGTCATCTGCTGTAGCTTTTGTCTTTTCCATGAAAAGAGACTTAGTCACCTTTTCCAACGAGTTATGGACTAGATTCTGACTTGTTAGCTTATCTAGTTGAGAAGGCTTAGTTGGGGTTTTGAAATTCAAAACATCCTCAATAACGGTAACCTCGCCCTCCTCCGGTGGTTCTTCCGGTGCAACTTCCGGTGCCGGATTAGGAATTTCATCATTTATTTTTTCCTGATTTTCCATAAAACGCCGGAGACCATCGTTATATTCATCGATGATTTGAGCGTTGATCGTTTCGATTGGATCTTCCTGCAAGATTTCTTCCACCCATAACTTGCAGGGAGAAGAATTGACAATAGAAGCGTTTACAAATTTCCTAATGGGCCCAGGATCTTTAACTTCAATCAATGCTTCTAATACATCAGCCCTTTCAAGATTGTAGGAATTACGGTCAATATGAATGACCCTACCGAAGCTCTCGGCCACTTTAATTGTACAATTCGGTGAACAACAATCAAACGGAACACCTTCGATCATAACTTTGGCAATTTTGAAAAAGGAATGTTTCTTCAATAACATTGGAATAACCTCCACAAATTCTAAATCGTTTAACGTTGGACCCATCGTCATTCTTTTAAAGCTTTGATCATCAGAACACTGAACAATGTAACCGTAGGGACCCCACGCTGAAATCGCCTGAACAGAAATGAAACGGCTCTTTAACCACTGAAATAGTTTGAAAGCTTTAAAATGGGGTTTTGTCGATGATGAGAGCTGTAAGGGCTAATCGTTCGCAGGTATCTTGATTTGGGGGAATGAGAATATTAGACTCAACATCATGCTCGAAAAAGTGGGAGTTGATATCCTGACCTGCTGCCGATGAATCATAGGGTTTAGATTTGAAATTGAAACTGACGTTCAGGTCTTTCTTGCCGTAACCTATAAAAAGCTTTCTGCCATTGATAACTTTCCCGTTCATGCTTGAG from Rutidosis leptorrhynchoides isolate AG116_Rl617_1_P2 chromosome 9, CSIRO_AGI_Rlap_v1, whole genome shotgun sequence harbors:
- the LOC139868268 gene encoding uncharacterized protein; translated protein: MAGSLVNLFQVQFLAIQETMVQNVPLPILNEVWKHFNYESVQTSASGRSGGLVSLWRTDFFSLVKYWKKKHWIATIMRYVQSNRLILIINVYAPQQECRKKVVWSQLTTIAHNWPGPFCCLGDFNSVCSPDERLRESVDLNHIASFNNFISNANLFDQSLSNDEFTWEGPLGKLSRIDRVLINAQWATSWPDAILQTGLSEQSDHKPIIWGKRLMNWGLKPFRFNNAWLSKPGFLVMCEELWSAFDTYGRAAFVLSKNLRLLKAELKSWKISNPDQDRKILKETEIEIKRIKDCYRLHDLSVAEMNDLVQLKKIKKGFDKN